One window of the Acinonyx jubatus isolate Ajub_Pintada_27869175 chromosome A2, VMU_Ajub_asm_v1.0, whole genome shotgun sequence genome contains the following:
- the SHH gene encoding sonic hedgehog protein isoform X2, translating to MGSPPPSLSPFGWIHVSDRHRRCKDKLNALAISVMNQWPGVKLRVTEGWDEDGHHSEESLHYEGRAVDITTSDRDRSKYGMLARLAVEAGFDWVYYESKAHIHCSVKAENSVAAKSGGCFPGSATVHLEQGGTKLVKDLRPGDRVLAADDQGRLLYSDFLTFLDRDDGAKKVFYVIETREPRERLLLTAAHLLFVAPHNDSAAGELEAPSGAGPPPGGAPGRRALFASRVRPGQRVYVVAERGGDRRLLPAAVHSVTLREEATGAYAPLTAQGTILINRVLASCYAVIEEHGWAHRAFAPFRLAHALLAVLAPARTDRGGDGDGGGGGHLPPPAPAAPEAPAAADAPGAAGIHWYSQLLYQIGTWLLDSEALHPLGMAVKSS from the exons AtgggctccccgcccccctccctgtctccctttggCTGGATTCACGTCTCAGATAGGCACAGG CGCTGTAAGGACAAACTGAACGCGTTGGCCATCTCGGTGATGAACCAGTGGCCCGGAGTGAAACTGCGGGTGACCGAGGGCTGGGACGAAGACGGCCACCACTCGGAGGAGTCGCTGCACTATGAGGGCCGCGCGGTGGACATCACCACGTCAGACCGAGACCGCAGCAAGTACGGCATGCTGGCGCGCCTGGCCGTCGAGGCCGGCTTCGACTGGGTTTACTATGAGTCCAAGGCGCACATCCACTGCTCCGTGAAAGCAG AGAATTCGGTGGCGGCCAAATCCGGCGGCTGCTTCCCGGGCTCGGCCACGGTGCACCTGGAGCAGGGCGGCACCAAGCTGGTGAAAGACCTGCGTCCCGGGGACCGCGTGCTGGCGGCCGACGACCAGGGCCGACTGCTCTACAGCGACTTCCTCACCTTCCTGGACCGCGACGACGGCGCCAAGAAGGTCTTCTACGTGATCGAGACGCGGGAGCCGCGCGAGCGCCTGCTGCTCACCGCCGCGCACCTGCTCTTCGTGGCGCCGCACAACGACTCGGCGGCCGGGGAGCTGGAGGCGCCGTCGGGCGCGGGGCCGCCGCCGGGGGGCGCGCCGGGGCGCCGGGCGCTCTTTGCCAGCCGCGTGCGCCCGGGCCAGCGCGTGTACGTGGTGGCCGAGCGCGGCGGGGATCGCCGGCTGCTTCCGGCCGCCGTGCACAGCGTGACGCTGCGCGAGGAGGCCACGGGCGCGTACGCGCCGCTCACGGCGCAGGGCACCATCCTCATCAACCGGGTGCTGGCGTCGTGCTACGCGGTCATCGAGGAGCACGGCTGGGCCCATCGGGCCTTCGCGCCCTTCCGCCTGGCGCACGCGCTCCTGGCCGTGCTGGCGCCCGCGCGCACGGACCGCGGCGGGGACGGCGACGGCGGGGGCGGCGGCCACCTGCCCCCGCCCGCGCCGGCTGCGCCCGAGGCGCCGGCTGCGGCCGACGCGCCGGGTGCCGCGGGCATCCACTGGTACTCGCAGCTGCTCTACCAAATAGGCACCTGGCTGTTGGACAGCGAGGCCCTGCACCCGCTGGGCATGGCGGTCAAGTCTAGCTGA
- the SHH gene encoding sonic hedgehog protein isoform X3, with the protein MNQWPGVKLRVTEGWDEDGHHSEESLHYEGRAVDITTSDRDRSKYGMLARLAVEAGFDWVYYESKAHIHCSVKAENSVAAKSGGCFPGSATVHLEQGGTKLVKDLRPGDRVLAADDQGRLLYSDFLTFLDRDDGAKKVFYVIETREPRERLLLTAAHLLFVAPHNDSAAGELEAPSGAGPPPGGAPGRRALFASRVRPGQRVYVVAERGGDRRLLPAAVHSVTLREEATGAYAPLTAQGTILINRVLASCYAVIEEHGWAHRAFAPFRLAHALLAVLAPARTDRGGDGDGGGGGHLPPPAPAAPEAPAAADAPGAAGIHWYSQLLYQIGTWLLDSEALHPLGMAVKSS; encoded by the exons ATGAACCAGTGGCCCGGAGTGAAACTGCGGGTGACCGAGGGCTGGGACGAAGACGGCCACCACTCGGAGGAGTCGCTGCACTATGAGGGCCGCGCGGTGGACATCACCACGTCAGACCGAGACCGCAGCAAGTACGGCATGCTGGCGCGCCTGGCCGTCGAGGCCGGCTTCGACTGGGTTTACTATGAGTCCAAGGCGCACATCCACTGCTCCGTGAAAGCAG AGAATTCGGTGGCGGCCAAATCCGGCGGCTGCTTCCCGGGCTCGGCCACGGTGCACCTGGAGCAGGGCGGCACCAAGCTGGTGAAAGACCTGCGTCCCGGGGACCGCGTGCTGGCGGCCGACGACCAGGGCCGACTGCTCTACAGCGACTTCCTCACCTTCCTGGACCGCGACGACGGCGCCAAGAAGGTCTTCTACGTGATCGAGACGCGGGAGCCGCGCGAGCGCCTGCTGCTCACCGCCGCGCACCTGCTCTTCGTGGCGCCGCACAACGACTCGGCGGCCGGGGAGCTGGAGGCGCCGTCGGGCGCGGGGCCGCCGCCGGGGGGCGCGCCGGGGCGCCGGGCGCTCTTTGCCAGCCGCGTGCGCCCGGGCCAGCGCGTGTACGTGGTGGCCGAGCGCGGCGGGGATCGCCGGCTGCTTCCGGCCGCCGTGCACAGCGTGACGCTGCGCGAGGAGGCCACGGGCGCGTACGCGCCGCTCACGGCGCAGGGCACCATCCTCATCAACCGGGTGCTGGCGTCGTGCTACGCGGTCATCGAGGAGCACGGCTGGGCCCATCGGGCCTTCGCGCCCTTCCGCCTGGCGCACGCGCTCCTGGCCGTGCTGGCGCCCGCGCGCACGGACCGCGGCGGGGACGGCGACGGCGGGGGCGGCGGCCACCTGCCCCCGCCCGCGCCGGCTGCGCCCGAGGCGCCGGCTGCGGCCGACGCGCCGGGTGCCGCGGGCATCCACTGGTACTCGCAGCTGCTCTACCAAATAGGCACCTGGCTGTTGGACAGCGAGGCCCTGCACCCGCTGGGCATGGCGGTCAAGTCTAGCTGA
- the SHH gene encoding sonic hedgehog protein isoform X1 produces the protein MGAALCQIVGARPSVHLQRGPAPQAEPPPPPPPPPTALPPPPRPPSPASPQGPDPQAPGQAGPAGGRDGWWAQTLTSTGSPFSRQRCKDKLNALAISVMNQWPGVKLRVTEGWDEDGHHSEESLHYEGRAVDITTSDRDRSKYGMLARLAVEAGFDWVYYESKAHIHCSVKAENSVAAKSGGCFPGSATVHLEQGGTKLVKDLRPGDRVLAADDQGRLLYSDFLTFLDRDDGAKKVFYVIETREPRERLLLTAAHLLFVAPHNDSAAGELEAPSGAGPPPGGAPGRRALFASRVRPGQRVYVVAERGGDRRLLPAAVHSVTLREEATGAYAPLTAQGTILINRVLASCYAVIEEHGWAHRAFAPFRLAHALLAVLAPARTDRGGDGDGGGGGHLPPPAPAAPEAPAAADAPGAAGIHWYSQLLYQIGTWLLDSEALHPLGMAVKSS, from the exons ATGGGCGCTGCGCTATGTCAGATTGTCGGGGCGAGGCCCTCGGTTCATCTGCAAAGAGGACCAGCCCCTCaggcagagcccccccccccacccccgccaccgcCCACCGCATTGCCACCGccgcccaggcccccctcccccgcgtCTCCACAGGGCCCTGATCCGCAGGCCCCGGGCCAGGCAGGCCCTGCGGGGGGCCGGGACGGGTGGTGGGCCCAGACACTCACGTCTACGGGGTCCCCCTTCTCTCGACAGCGCTGTAAGGACAAACTGAACGCGTTGGCCATCTCGGTGATGAACCAGTGGCCCGGAGTGAAACTGCGGGTGACCGAGGGCTGGGACGAAGACGGCCACCACTCGGAGGAGTCGCTGCACTATGAGGGCCGCGCGGTGGACATCACCACGTCAGACCGAGACCGCAGCAAGTACGGCATGCTGGCGCGCCTGGCCGTCGAGGCCGGCTTCGACTGGGTTTACTATGAGTCCAAGGCGCACATCCACTGCTCCGTGAAAGCAG AGAATTCGGTGGCGGCCAAATCCGGCGGCTGCTTCCCGGGCTCGGCCACGGTGCACCTGGAGCAGGGCGGCACCAAGCTGGTGAAAGACCTGCGTCCCGGGGACCGCGTGCTGGCGGCCGACGACCAGGGCCGACTGCTCTACAGCGACTTCCTCACCTTCCTGGACCGCGACGACGGCGCCAAGAAGGTCTTCTACGTGATCGAGACGCGGGAGCCGCGCGAGCGCCTGCTGCTCACCGCCGCGCACCTGCTCTTCGTGGCGCCGCACAACGACTCGGCGGCCGGGGAGCTGGAGGCGCCGTCGGGCGCGGGGCCGCCGCCGGGGGGCGCGCCGGGGCGCCGGGCGCTCTTTGCCAGCCGCGTGCGCCCGGGCCAGCGCGTGTACGTGGTGGCCGAGCGCGGCGGGGATCGCCGGCTGCTTCCGGCCGCCGTGCACAGCGTGACGCTGCGCGAGGAGGCCACGGGCGCGTACGCGCCGCTCACGGCGCAGGGCACCATCCTCATCAACCGGGTGCTGGCGTCGTGCTACGCGGTCATCGAGGAGCACGGCTGGGCCCATCGGGCCTTCGCGCCCTTCCGCCTGGCGCACGCGCTCCTGGCCGTGCTGGCGCCCGCGCGCACGGACCGCGGCGGGGACGGCGACGGCGGGGGCGGCGGCCACCTGCCCCCGCCCGCGCCGGCTGCGCCCGAGGCGCCGGCTGCGGCCGACGCGCCGGGTGCCGCGGGCATCCACTGGTACTCGCAGCTGCTCTACCAAATAGGCACCTGGCTGTTGGACAGCGAGGCCCTGCACCCGCTGGGCATGGCGGTCAAGTCTAGCTGA